One region of Bactrocera neohumeralis isolate Rockhampton chromosome 5, APGP_CSIRO_Bneo_wtdbg2-racon-allhic-juicebox.fasta_v2, whole genome shotgun sequence genomic DNA includes:
- the LOC126759082 gene encoding skin secretory protein xP2, which yields MKLCLILAVCVLATLTPPTQALLGAKLALLGLGRNLISGGDGGNGGGYGSGNYNGGYYAQQNRPVYNGGYGGSSGGGYGYGRQSYAGNYNYGGYSNGGGYSGSNGGEQVVRIIKVIVPNENVVTSSNQASGYTSGGYSSGGYSSGGYSSGGASSGGYSTGGWIPIPAPTRTVVQAPPAPVPVQTTYYSAPAPQPVVQVAPAPAPVPAPAPQPIQYTTNVAQTYEYRQSAPQPAPIQVQAPPAPVPVPVQVPVQPTYISAPAPRPVVRVVPAPQPVPVYQAPSVVLQPPAPQPISPPVQTSEVVKTIKIIVDEDNNAQQGDFNGVPAQTYGPPPPQPLPQPLPQPAPQAGWSSSSSSGGWNNGYKSGGIWEKIGC from the coding sequence ATGAAATTGTGCTTGATACTTGCGGTTTGTGTCCTGGCGACACTGACGCCACCCACACAAGCTCTCTTGGGCGCCAAGTTGGCACTCCTGGGTTTGGGTAGAAATCTAATCAGCGGCGGTGATGGTGGCAACGGTGGCGGTTATGGCAGCGGCAACTATAACGGTGGCTACTACGCACAGCAGAATCGTCCCGTTTACAATGGCGGTTACGGCGGCAGCTCTGGTGGCGGTTATGGCTACGGACGTCAGTCGTACGCCGGCAATTACAACTATGGCGGTTACAGCAACGGCGGTGGTTACAGCGGTAGCAATGGCGGTGAACAAGTTGTGCGTATCATCAAAGTCATTGTGCCCAATGAGAATGTCGTCACTTCGTCGAACCAAGCTAGCGGTTACACAAGTGGAGGTTACTCAAGTGGTGGATACTCAAGTGGCGGATACTCAAGTGGTGGTGCCTCAAGCGGTGGTTACTCCACTGGTGGTTGGATCCCAATTCCAGCACCGACACGTACAGTAGTGCAAGCCCCACCAGCACCAGTACCTGTCCAAACTACATATTACTCAGCGCCTGCACCACAACCTGTCGTACAAGTGGCTCCAGCTCCAGCTCCAGTACCGGCACCGGCACCTCAGCCCATCCAGTATACGACAAACGTGGCCCAAACTTATGAGTACAGACAATCTGCACCACAGCCCGCTCCAATTCAAGTGCAAGCACCGCCAGCTCCCGTACCCGTGCCCGTCCAAGTACCCGTACAACCCACCTACATTTCAGCACCTGCACCACGTCCCGTCGTTCGCGTAGTCCCGGCACCACAACCCGTACCAGTCTATCAAGCACCCTCAGTTGTGCTGCAACCGCCTGCACCACAACCCATTTCCCCGCCGGTCCAAACATCGGAAGTCGTGAAAACCATCAAGATCATCGTTGATGAGGATAATAACGCCCAGCAAGGTGACTTTAATGGTGTGCCAGCTCAAACCTATGGTCCACCACCACCACAACCCCTGCCACAGCCTCTCCCTCAACCAGCGCCACAAGCCGGTTGGAGCAGCAGCAGTTCGTCGGGTGGTTGGAATAACGGCTACAAGAGCGGTGGCATCTGGGAGAAGATTGGTTGTTAG
- the LOC126759105 gene encoding uncharacterized protein LOC126759105 — MMTPRTHKFEVPWLLILLTLIVPKLQATTLRDNGEQAGDKRGHGPSGAPNDYGPAIKITSSILQLSKSTEGSTSLGNLGLEHHETTLEQPWPVTTGYQLPAAQTVWLEFPTNRQPDFHLIAVPDVSNHQNHLPPTHAGGNEVIGVSDEGRSTLSTGLHTQIISSGTGVTHVSDNLDFGDVVAEKTKGNRRTSYGR, encoded by the exons ATGATGACACCTCGAACGCATAAATTTGAAGTACCATGGCTTTTGATTCTACTGACTTTGATAGTGCCCAAATTGCAGGCCACCACTTTACGCGACAATGGCGAGCAAGCAGGCGACAAAAGAGGACACGGCCCAAGTGGGGCACCAAATG ACTACGGTCCAGCCATAAAAATCACTTCGAGCATCCTACAGCTGTCGAAATCAACGGAGGGAAGTACGTCGTTGGGTAATCTGGGTTTGGAACATCACGAGACTACACTTGAGCAACCCTGGCCGGTGACGACTGGTTATCAGTTGCCTGCCGCACAGACTGTATGGCTGGAGTTTCCCACAAACCGTCAACCGGACTTTCATTTGATTGCCGTGCCAGATGTGAGCAATCATCAGAATCACTTACCTCCAACGCACGCCGGCGGTAACGAAGTTATTGGTGTTTCTGATGAGGGTAGGTCCACTCTATCGACCGGATTGCATACACAGATCATAAGTAGCGGCACTGGTGTCACACATGTTAGTGATAATCTCGATTTTGGTGATGTGGTCGCGGAGAAAACGAAGGGTAATCGCCGTACTTCTTATGGTAGATAA
- the LOC126759102 gene encoding shematrin-like protein 2 encodes MKTFVVVFALIALIAPGQATFGKLALLAGVSGGVGGGSYGPSYGPGYGGGYGGGYGGGYGYGGGYNGGYGITPYSNSRENVVKVIKVSVVPGGSYGGGYNTGGYSTGGYGGYGYGGGVYNGGYASGGVAYPAVTTSAVVTPVVTAVSTPVPAPVSYGATYGSGYGYGGGVGLGYGGVVGGGAIGGGGIGGGSIGGLGPLGPEGWC; translated from the coding sequence ATGaagacatttgttgttgtatttgcgcTTATCGCACTCATAGCGCCCGGTCAGGCGACTTTCGGCAAATTGGCGCTGCTCGCGGGCGTAAGCGGTGGTGTTGGCGGCGGCAGCTACGGTCCTAGCTATGGTCCTGGTTATGGTGGTGGTTATGGCGGCGGTTATGGTGGCGGCTATGGTTACGGTGGTGGCTATAATGGCGGTTATGGCATTACGCCATACTCAAATAGTCGCGAAAACGTCGTCAAAGTGATAAAGGTGTCTGTGGTGCCTGGTGGCAGCTATGGTGGTGGTTACAACACTGGTGGTTACAGCACTGGTGGCTATGGTGGTTATGGCTATGGCGGTGGCGTTTACAATGGCGGTTATGCGAGTGGCGGTGTAGCCTACCCTGCGGTGACCACTTCGGCGGTCGTGACACCCGTAGTGACAGCCGTCTCAACGCCGGTTCCAGCTCCGGTCTCCTACGGTGCCACCTATGGCAGCGGTTATGGTTATGGTGGCGGTGTTGGTCTGGGCTACGGTGgtgttgttggtggtggtgcAATTGGTGGCGGCGGTATTGGTGGCGGTAGTATTGGTGGTTTGGGTCCTTTGGGCCCAGAAGGCTGGTGTTAG
- the LOC126759106 gene encoding uncharacterized protein LOC126759106 yields MSLLLAKIFGCAFVLAISCATLGAALHVPYSNDLEVQGIQSAIYNAGPLGNHAGLLSAAKAVSQLQLPKLSDAVEQHDFSSDDGHVESLGVAGDHLDPKHFPADYAEDHGATAEEYEEAEAAGSEHLEEVAHADFGGHEFLDKLDFHGDYHDDYHQQPVVGIDHGKGAFSYSTLYEHKHDEQKGLY; encoded by the coding sequence ATGTCTTTGCTGCTTgccaaaatattcggttgcgCCTTTGTGCTGGCCATCAGCTGTGCGACACTTGGCGCCGCCTTACACGTGCCCTACAGCAATGACTTAGAAGTTCAAGGTATACAGTCGGCGATCTACAATGCTGGACCACTTGGCAATCATGCTGGCCTTTTAAGTGCCGCCAAGGCCGTTAGCCAATTGCAGCTGCCCAAATTGAGTGATGCGGTGGAGCAGCATGACTTCAGCAGTGATGATGGTCACGTGGAGTCGCTGGGCGTGGCTGGTGATCACTTGGATCCAAAGCATTTTCCCGCTGATTATGCCGAGGATCATGGCGCCACCGCTGAGGAATATGAAGAGGCCGAGGCTGCTGGCTCAGAACACCTCGAAGAGGTTGCACATGCCGACTTTGGCGGACATGAGTTTTTGGATAAGCTGGACTTCCACGGTGATTATCACGACGACTATCATCAGCAGCCTGTGGTGGGCATTGATCATGGCAAGGGCGCTTTCAGTTACAGCACTTTGTACGAGCACAAGCACGATGAGCAGAAAGGCTTGTACTGA